From the genome of Streptococcus lutetiensis, one region includes:
- the queA gene encoding tRNA preQ1(34) S-adenosylmethionine ribosyltransferase-isomerase QueA, with protein sequence MHTDDFDFNLPEELIAQTPLEKRDSSKLLIIDHKTHEMVDTHFDHILDELNPGDALVMNNTRVLPARLYGEKPDTHGHVELLLLKNTEGDQWEVLAKPAKRLRVGAKVSFGDGRLTATVVEELDHGGRIVEFNYDGIFLEILESLGEMPLPPYIHEKLDDPDRYQTVYAKENGSAAAPTAGLHFTKELLEKIEAKGVKLVYVTLHVGLGTFRPVSVDNVEKHEMHSEFYRLSEEAAQTLRDVKAAGGRVVAVGTTSIRTLETIGSKFNGEIKADSGWTNIFIKPGYEFKVVDAFSTNFHLPKSTLVMLVSAFAGREFVLEAYQHAIDERYRFFSFGDAMFVK encoded by the coding sequence ATGCATACCGATGATTTTGATTTTAATTTACCAGAGGAGTTAATTGCCCAAACGCCTCTTGAAAAACGAGATAGTTCTAAACTTTTAATCATTGACCACAAAACACACGAAATGGTTGATACACACTTCGACCACATTCTTGATGAGCTAAACCCTGGTGATGCTCTGGTCATGAATAACACACGCGTTCTCCCAGCTCGTCTTTACGGTGAAAAACCAGACACACACGGTCACGTTGAATTACTTCTTTTGAAAAATACTGAAGGCGACCAATGGGAAGTTTTGGCAAAACCCGCTAAACGCTTGCGCGTGGGAGCAAAAGTATCATTTGGTGATGGTCGTTTGACTGCCACAGTTGTAGAAGAATTAGATCACGGTGGTCGTATCGTTGAATTCAATTACGATGGTATCTTCCTTGAAATTTTGGAAAGCCTTGGTGAAATGCCATTGCCACCATACATTCACGAAAAATTGGATGACCCAGACCGTTACCAAACAGTCTACGCCAAAGAAAATGGTTCTGCTGCCGCTCCAACTGCTGGACTTCACTTCACCAAAGAATTGCTTGAAAAAATTGAAGCAAAAGGCGTAAAACTTGTCTACGTCACACTTCACGTTGGACTTGGAACATTCCGTCCAGTTTCTGTTGATAATGTTGAAAAACACGAAATGCACTCTGAATTCTACCGCTTGTCTGAAGAAGCTGCCCAAACCCTTCGCGACGTAAAAGCTGCTGGTGGACGTGTTGTTGCGGTTGGAACAACTTCAATTCGTACCCTTGAAACTATCGGTTCAAAATTCAACGGTGAAATCAAAGCTGACAGTGGTTGGACAAACATTTTCATCAAACCAGGTTATGAGTTCAAAGTGGTTGATGCCTTTTCAACAAACTTCCACTTACCAAAATCAACACTTGTTATGTTGGTTTCAGCTTTCGCCGGACGTGAATTCGTCTTAGAAGCTTACCAACACGCCATCGATGAACGCTACCGCTTCTTTAGTTTTGGCGATGCTATGTTTGTAAAATAA
- a CDS encoding helix-hairpin-helix domain-containing protein yields the protein MIEEMKERLLEHKTVAAVLGTVLVMLVVFFAWSSVTRPQAQLQSDLPTISSSIPASSSLETTKIKTMTSHSQDDSGKIFVDIKGAVKNEGVYELSNGSRVTDLVKKAGGFTDDADKKSVNLAEKLADEAVVYVAKIGEEVTPASTLSQAKPTTARGGQGDGSAQINLNTATTEELQTISGIGAKRAQDIIDYRDANGGFSSVGDLKNVSGIGEKTLEKLKSEVTVD from the coding sequence ATGATTGAAGAGATGAAAGAAAGACTTTTGGAACATAAGACGGTAGCAGCGGTTTTAGGAACGGTGCTTGTTATGCTTGTGGTATTCTTTGCTTGGTCTAGTGTGACCAGACCACAAGCTCAGCTACAAAGTGACTTACCAACAATTTCTAGTAGTATCCCAGCAAGTTCAAGTTTAGAAACAACAAAAATAAAGACTATGACATCTCATTCTCAAGATGACTCTGGCAAGATTTTTGTCGATATCAAAGGTGCTGTTAAAAATGAGGGTGTTTATGAACTGTCAAATGGCAGCCGTGTTACGGATTTAGTCAAAAAAGCTGGTGGATTTACAGATGATGCTGATAAGAAGTCAGTCAATTTAGCTGAAAAATTAGCTGACGAAGCGGTTGTCTATGTGGCAAAAATTGGTGAAGAAGTCACACCAGCAAGCACACTTTCTCAAGCTAAACCAACGACAGCTAGGGGGGGACAAGGTGACGGCTCAGCGCAAATCAATCTTAACACCGCAACTACAGAAGAACTCCAAACTATTTCTGGCATTGGGGCTAAACGTGCGCAAGATATCATTGATTATCGTGATGCTAATGGTGGTTTCTCATCTGTTGGTGATTTGAAAAATGTTTCTGGCATTGGTGAGAAGACTTTGGAAAAATTAAAATCTGAGGTGACTGTTGATTAA
- a CDS encoding superoxide dismutase: protein MAIILPELPYAYDALEPYIDAETMTLHHDKHHATYVANANAALEKHPELGDDLEVILADLDKIPADIRQAVINNGGGALNHSLFWEFLSPEKQEPTADVLAAIEEAFGSFDEFKAVFTKAATTRFGSGWAWLVVNKDDKLEVISTANQDNPISEGKKPILGLDVWEHAYYLKYHNVRPDYIKAFFDIINWAKVAELYKAAIAD, encoded by the coding sequence ATGGCTATTATTTTACCCGAATTACCATACGCATACGATGCGCTTGAACCATACATCGATGCAGAAACAATGACATTGCACCATGATAAACATCATGCCACTTATGTAGCAAATGCCAATGCGGCTCTTGAAAAACACCCTGAACTTGGAGATGATTTAGAAGTTATCTTGGCAGATCTTGACAAGATTCCAGCAGATATTCGTCAAGCGGTGATTAACAATGGTGGTGGTGCTCTTAACCACTCACTTTTCTGGGAATTCCTTTCTCCTGAAAAACAAGAGCCGACAGCAGATGTTTTGGCTGCGATTGAAGAAGCTTTTGGTTCATTTGATGAGTTTAAAGCTGTCTTTACAAAAGCTGCAACAACACGTTTCGGTTCAGGTTGGGCATGGCTTGTCGTTAACAAAGATGACAAACTCGAAGTAATCTCAACAGCTAACCAAGACAATCCAATTTCAGAAGGTAAAAAACCAATTCTTGGTCTTGATGTTTGGGAACATGCCTACTATCTCAAATACCATAATGTTCGACCAGACTATATCAAAGCTTTCTTTGATATTATCAATTGGGCAAAAGTTGCTGAATTGTACAAAGCAGCAATTGCTGACTAA
- a CDS encoding lysophospholipid acyltransferase family protein: MFYTYLRGLVVFLLWIINGNAHYHNEDKILSKDENYILVAPHRTWWDPVYMAFAARPKEFIFMAKKELFTNRIFGWWIRMCGAFPIDRENPGQKALKYPINMLKKSDRSLVMFPSGSRHSTDVKGGVAVIAKMANVKIMPVVYAGPMELKGLLTGERVDMNFGNPVDISDIKRMNDEGIEEVANRIQTEFDRLDAENATYHTNKKPNPLTYIYRIPLGLVAIIVVLLTLLFSYIASFVWDPDKHLKMK, encoded by the coding sequence GTGTTTTATACTTATTTACGCGGGCTAGTAGTTTTCCTACTTTGGATTATCAATGGAAATGCTCACTATCATAATGAGGACAAAATTTTAAGTAAGGATGAGAACTATATCTTGGTTGCTCCGCACCGTACTTGGTGGGATCCAGTTTATATGGCATTTGCTGCTCGTCCGAAAGAATTTATTTTCATGGCGAAGAAAGAATTGTTTACGAATCGTATCTTTGGTTGGTGGATCCGTATGTGTGGTGCCTTTCCGATTGACCGTGAAAATCCAGGGCAAAAAGCTCTTAAATACCCTATTAACATGTTGAAGAAAAGCGATCGTTCACTTGTGATGTTCCCAAGTGGTAGCCGTCATTCAACCGATGTTAAAGGTGGGGTTGCTGTTATTGCTAAAATGGCGAATGTTAAGATTATGCCAGTCGTTTATGCAGGACCAATGGAATTAAAAGGACTTTTGACTGGAGAACGTGTGGATATGAACTTTGGTAATCCAGTTGACATTTCTGACATCAAACGCATGAATGATGAAGGGATTGAAGAAGTGGCAAACCGTATTCAAACAGAATTTGATCGCTTGGATGCTGAAAATGCGACTTATCATACCAACAAAAAACCAAATCCATTAACTTACATTTACCGTATTCCTCTTGGACTTGTGGCGATTATCGTTGTTCTGTTGACATTGCTCTTTAGCTACATTGCAAGCTTTGTCTGGGATCCAGATAAACACCTTAAAATGAAATAA
- a CDS encoding VIT1/CCC1 transporter family protein has product MKEKIGDYAKSIVYGGMDGIVTTFAVVAGAVGGNLGITPIVILGFSNLLADGFSMAVGDYLSSTTEKSVVKGKAVKNAGATFLSFIFFGLIPLLSYLLINVFSIFRVHTFMMACILVSLALTLLGFVKALITKKSKLKEIFRTVLIGLIAALFAYYVGNFLGQIAGTR; this is encoded by the coding sequence ATGAAAGAAAAAATTGGAGACTACGCAAAATCAATCGTCTATGGTGGCATGGACGGGATTGTCACGACATTTGCGGTTGTTGCAGGAGCAGTCGGCGGTAACTTAGGAATCACGCCGATTGTCATTCTTGGCTTTTCAAATCTTCTGGCTGATGGCTTTTCAATGGCAGTCGGAGATTATTTGAGTTCAACAACTGAAAAATCGGTAGTTAAAGGTAAGGCAGTTAAGAATGCTGGAGCAACTTTCCTTTCATTCATCTTTTTTGGCTTGATTCCTCTTTTGTCTTACCTTTTGATTAATGTTTTTAGCATTTTTAGAGTTCACACTTTCATGATGGCTTGTATTTTGGTGTCACTTGCCCTAACCCTTTTAGGCTTTGTCAAAGCTTTGATAACCAAGAAAAGCAAACTCAAAGAAATTTTTAGAACCGTCTTGATTGGTTTAATCGCTGCGCTATTTGCTTACTATGTTGGAAATTTCCTAGGACAGATTGCAGGAACAAGATAG
- the holA gene encoding DNA polymerase III subunit delta: MIAIEEIDKLRKENLSLITVVTGEDLGQYSQLKERMMERVGYDKDDLTYSYFDMAEVDYQDAEMDLESLPFFADQKVVIFDNLLDITTAKKSYLDDKELKRFEAYLENPLDTTRLIIFAPGKLDGKRRLVKILKRDAQIFEASELKEAELKTYFQKLAHKENLVFDSGVFEALLLKSNYDFSEILKNIAFLKSYKKDGHITSEDINQAIPKTLQDNIFDLTQFVLNGNIDEARDLIRDLRLQGEDEIKLIAIMLGQFRMFLQVSILASQGKTEQQMVATLSDYLGRRVNPYQVKFAVRDSRTLSMTFLKKAIAVLIETDYAIKTGTYDKDYLFDVAILKIAHEHH; this comes from the coding sequence ATGATTGCAATCGAAGAAATTGATAAATTACGAAAAGAAAATCTCAGCCTGATTACGGTGGTGACGGGTGAGGATTTGGGACAATATTCTCAGCTCAAAGAGCGCATGATGGAGCGCGTTGGCTATGATAAGGATGATTTGACTTATTCTTATTTTGATATGGCTGAGGTAGATTATCAGGATGCGGAGATGGACCTTGAAAGTTTGCCATTTTTTGCGGACCAAAAGGTGGTTATTTTTGATAATTTGCTTGACATCACGACGGCTAAAAAATCTTATTTGGATGATAAGGAACTCAAACGTTTTGAGGCTTATTTGGAAAATCCTTTGGACACGACACGTTTGATTATTTTTGCCCCAGGAAAATTAGATGGCAAACGTCGCTTGGTGAAAATTCTTAAACGTGATGCTCAGATTTTTGAAGCGAGTGAATTAAAAGAAGCAGAGCTAAAAACGTATTTCCAAAAATTAGCTCACAAAGAGAACTTAGTTTTTGATTCTGGCGTTTTTGAGGCTTTGCTTTTGAAATCCAATTATGATTTCAGCGAGATTTTGAAAAATATTGCCTTTTTGAAATCTTATAAAAAAGATGGTCATATTACTTCAGAAGATATTAATCAAGCCATTCCGAAAACACTTCAGGATAATATTTTTGACTTGACGCAGTTTGTCTTGAATGGCAATATCGACGAGGCGCGTGACTTGATTCGTGATTTGCGTTTGCAAGGCGAAGACGAAATCAAGTTGATCGCTATCATGCTAGGGCAATTTCGTATGTTTTTGCAAGTCAGTATCTTAGCCAGTCAAGGAAAGACAGAGCAGCAGATGGTAGCAACCTTGTCTGATTATCTGGGACGCCGTGTCAATCCTTATCAAGTCAAATTTGCTGTGCGTGATTCACGCACACTGTCAATGACTTTCTTGAAAAAAGCTATTGCTGTTTTGATTGAGACAGATTATGCCATTAAGACAGGAACATATGACAAAGATTACCTCTTTGATGTGGCTATTTTAAAAATTGCTCATGAGCATCATTAA
- a CDS encoding GIY-YIG nuclease family protein — protein sequence MEKKERKTKRAYMYVVECIDGTLYTGYTTDVERRIKTHNAGKGAKYTKSRLPVKLIYQESFDNKEAAMSAESYFKQKTRQQKLDYIHEHKA from the coding sequence ATGGAAAAAAAGGAAAGAAAGACTAAAAGAGCTTATATGTACGTAGTTGAGTGCATAGACGGTACGCTCTACACTGGCTACACTACTGATGTAGAACGCCGCATCAAAACGCATAATGCAGGTAAAGGTGCTAAATACACAAAAAGCCGCTTACCTGTCAAACTCATTTACCAAGAAAGTTTTGATAACAAAGAAGCCGCCATGTCCGCAGAAAGCTATTTTAAACAAAAAACACGACAACAAAAACTCGATTATATTCACGAACACAAAGCTTAA
- a CDS encoding YebC/PmpR family DNA-binding transcriptional regulator, which produces MSGHNKWSKIKNKKGEADAKRGAIFNKLSREIFVAAKAGDGDPSMNARLRMVLDKARAANMPKDNINRAIKKATDVGDTTNYDEITYEGYGPGGVAILVHTLTDNKKRTDANMHTIFTRNGGNMGSTGSVAYMFDRKGYIVIDRENWDLDEDSMLELILDAGAEDLKTLDEAFEVFTEPKEFPAVKEALQAQNLEFAQAQLSMIPQNYVSLDAEQADILETLVDKLEDDDDVQDVYTNMAD; this is translated from the coding sequence ATGTCAGGACATAATAAATGGAGCAAAATTAAAAATAAAAAAGGTGAAGCAGATGCTAAACGTGGTGCGATTTTCAATAAATTGTCACGTGAAATTTTTGTAGCTGCTAAAGCTGGTGATGGCGATCCATCAATGAACGCCAGGCTTCGTATGGTTTTGGATAAAGCGCGGGCAGCTAATATGCCAAAAGATAACATCAATCGTGCGATTAAGAAAGCAACAGATGTTGGTGATACAACAAATTACGATGAAATCACTTATGAAGGTTATGGACCTGGTGGGGTAGCTATTCTCGTTCACACACTAACTGACAATAAAAAACGTACAGATGCGAACATGCACACCATTTTTACACGTAACGGTGGTAACATGGGCTCAACTGGTTCAGTTGCTTACATGTTTGACCGCAAGGGTTATATTGTCATTGACCGTGAAAATTGGGACTTGGACGAAGACAGCATGCTTGAGTTGATTTTGGATGCTGGGGCAGAAGATTTGAAAACATTAGATGAAGCCTTTGAAGTCTTCACTGAACCAAAAGAATTTCCAGCTGTTAAAGAAGCTTTGCAAGCACAAAATCTTGAATTTGCACAAGCTCAACTTAGCATGATTCCACAAAACTACGTTAGCCTTGATGCAGAACAAGCAGACATTTTGGAAACATTGGTTGATAAACTCGAAGACGACGATGATGTCCAAGATGTTTACACAAACATGGCTGATTAA
- a CDS encoding DEAD/DEAH box helicase, with protein sequence MKFTELNLSEAILATVEKAGFVEPSPIQELTIPLALEGKDVIGQAQTGTGKTAAFGLPTLDKIDTSRNLVQALVIAPTRELAVQGQEELFRFGREKGVKVRSVYGGSSIEKQIKALRSGAHIVVGTPGRLLDLIKRKALKLEHVETLILDEADEMLNMGFLEDIEAIIRRVPETRQTLLFSATMPEAIKRIGVKFMHNPEHVKVAAKELTTDLVDQYYIRVKEQDKFDTMTRLMDVDQPELSIVFGRTKRRVDELTRGLKLRGYRAEGIHGDLDQGKRLRVLRDFKNDNIDILVATDVAARGLDISGVTHVYNYDIPQDPESYVHRIGRTGRAGKHGQSITFVAPNEMGYLSIIEKLTKKRMKGLKPATADEAFKAKKKVALKKIERDFADEKVRNSFDKFKGDAVKLAAEFTPEELALYILSLTFKDPETLPKVEIAREKPLPFKPSGGGFNNRKGGRGNNGRGRDNRRGGRDRKRDDRDNGYRDFKRTSSKNKRDFQNKDNKRPHRTSSEKKNGFVIRNKGER encoded by the coding sequence TTGAAATTTACAGAACTTAACTTATCGGAAGCAATCCTTGCTACTGTTGAAAAAGCAGGCTTTGTTGAGCCATCACCAATCCAAGAGTTGACAATCCCTTTGGCATTGGAAGGTAAGGATGTTATCGGACAAGCGCAAACTGGTACAGGGAAAACAGCTGCCTTTGGTCTACCAACATTGGATAAAATTGATACAAGTCGTAATCTTGTCCAAGCCTTGGTTATTGCTCCAACACGTGAATTAGCGGTTCAAGGTCAAGAAGAATTGTTCCGTTTTGGTCGTGAAAAAGGTGTTAAAGTCCGTTCAGTTTACGGTGGTTCAAGCATTGAAAAACAGATTAAAGCTCTTCGTTCAGGTGCTCATATTGTTGTCGGAACACCAGGTCGTTTGCTTGATTTGATTAAACGTAAAGCTTTAAAACTTGAACACGTAGAAACATTGATTCTTGATGAAGCAGATGAAATGCTTAACATGGGATTCTTGGAAGATATTGAAGCTATTATCAGACGTGTGCCTGAGACACGTCAGACACTTCTTTTCTCAGCTACAATGCCTGAAGCAATCAAACGTATCGGGGTTAAATTCATGCATAATCCTGAACACGTTAAAGTAGCTGCTAAAGAATTGACAACTGATCTTGTCGATCAATACTATATTCGTGTTAAAGAACAAGATAAATTTGATACAATGACTCGTCTGATGGACGTTGATCAACCAGAATTGTCAATCGTCTTTGGACGTACAAAACGTCGTGTTGATGAATTGACACGTGGTTTGAAATTGCGTGGTTACCGTGCTGAAGGCATTCACGGTGATCTTGACCAAGGCAAACGTCTTCGTGTCTTACGTGATTTCAAAAATGATAACATCGATATCTTGGTTGCAACTGACGTAGCTGCTCGTGGTCTTGATATTTCAGGTGTTACACACGTTTATAACTACGATATTCCTCAAGATCCAGAAAGCTATGTACACCGTATCGGACGTACTGGACGTGCTGGTAAACATGGTCAATCTATTACTTTTGTTGCACCAAATGAAATGGGTTATTTGTCAATTATTGAAAAATTGACGAAAAAACGTATGAAAGGTTTGAAACCAGCAACTGCTGATGAAGCCTTCAAAGCTAAGAAAAAAGTTGCTCTTAAGAAAATTGAACGTGACTTTGCTGACGAAAAAGTCCGTAACAGCTTTGATAAATTCAAAGGAGATGCGGTTAAATTGGCTGCTGAATTCACACCAGAGGAGTTGGCACTTTACATCTTAAGCTTAACCTTTAAAGACCCTGAAACTCTTCCGAAAGTTGAAATTGCGCGTGAAAAACCATTGCCATTCAAACCTTCAGGTGGTGGCTTTAACAACCGTAAAGGTGGCCGTGGAAATAATGGCCGTGGACGTGATAACCGCCGTGGCGGGCGTGATCGCAAACGTGATGACCGTGACAACGGCTACCGCGATTTCAAACGCACATCATCTAAGAACAAACGTGATTTCCAAAATAAAGATAACAAACGCCCACACCGCACATCAAGCGAGAAGAAAAATGGATTTGTTATCCGTAACAAAGGGGAAAGATAA
- a CDS encoding competence protein CoiA: protein MLSALDEKDRLVSLLDEISEKQTFTCPACHSPVRLRHGQIMRPHFAHVSLKNCDFYSENESDEHLQLKAALYQALSQSENVTVEAVLPELHQVADVLVNDNLALEVQCSRLSEKRLRERTTSYRKAGFNVLWLLGETLWLGERLTPLQRHFLYFSQNMGFHLWELDAKQRLVRLHYLIYEDWHGKVHYLTKSCSLSGNLMAFFRLPYQKQKLSTYDVNQDSNLLSYIQRQLSSRNTSWLKRQEKAYLQGKNLLTLPLSAYFPQVRPPEVKDGFCQISQDLSDFYETFRRYYQNQSEKGVQRLYPPAYYGRMVNNAKKRRT from the coding sequence ATGCTGTCTGCTCTTGATGAAAAAGATCGTTTGGTCTCCTTGTTAGATGAGATTTCTGAAAAGCAAACTTTTACTTGTCCAGCCTGTCATTCACCAGTTCGACTGAGACATGGTCAGATTATGCGTCCGCATTTTGCACATGTGTCGCTTAAAAATTGTGATTTTTATAGTGAAAATGAAAGTGACGAACATTTGCAGTTAAAAGCAGCACTTTACCAAGCTCTTTCACAAAGTGAAAATGTAACCGTAGAAGCTGTCTTGCCAGAGCTGCATCAGGTTGCAGATGTTTTGGTCAATGATAACTTAGCTCTGGAAGTTCAGTGTTCTAGGCTATCAGAAAAACGTCTCAGAGAACGAACGACTTCTTATCGCAAGGCGGGCTTTAATGTTTTATGGCTTTTGGGAGAAACATTATGGCTTGGTGAGCGCTTAACGCCCCTACAGCGACACTTTCTTTACTTTTCACAGAATATGGGGTTTCATCTGTGGGAGTTAGATGCTAAGCAAAGGCTTGTTCGACTACATTATTTAATTTATGAAGATTGGCACGGTAAAGTGCATTATTTGACGAAAAGCTGCTCGCTCTCAGGAAACTTAATGGCATTTTTCAGACTTCCTTATCAAAAACAAAAGCTCTCAACTTACGACGTTAATCAAGACTCAAATTTATTAAGCTATATTCAAAGGCAACTATCTTCTCGAAATACTTCTTGGTTAAAGCGCCAAGAAAAGGCTTATTTACAAGGGAAAAATCTTCTCACACTGCCTTTGTCAGCTTATTTTCCGCAAGTTAGGCCCCCAGAAGTTAAGGATGGCTTTTGTCAAATTTCACAAGACTTATCAGACTTTTATGAGACCTTTAGGCGTTATTATCAAAATCAAAGTGAAAAAGGTGTTCAAAGACTTTACCCGCCAGCTTATTATGGTAGAATGGTTAATAATGCCAAGAAAAGGAGAACATAA
- a CDS encoding tRNA1(Val) (adenine(37)-N6)-methyltransferase, whose product MTKSILKEGERIDQLFSTDVKIIQNREVFSYSIDSVLLSRFPKIPSRGLIVDLCSGNGAVGLFASTRTKAPIIEVEIQERLADMAERSIHLNHLEDQVQMIHDDLKNLLNHVPRTGVDLILCNPPYFKVSETSKKNVSEYYLLARHEITTNLEEICDIARHALKSNGRLAMVHRPDRFLDIIDTMRQYNLAPKRIQFVYPKMGKDANMLLIEAIKDGSTDGLKILPPLFVHKENGEYTDDIFEIYYGKKGKKD is encoded by the coding sequence ATGACTAAATCAATTTTAAAAGAAGGTGAGCGTATTGATCAGCTCTTTTCGACAGATGTAAAAATTATTCAAAACAGAGAGGTTTTCAGCTATTCTATCGACAGTGTCCTCTTGTCACGTTTTCCAAAAATTCCATCACGTGGCTTGATTGTTGACCTCTGTTCTGGAAATGGTGCCGTTGGACTTTTTGCCAGTACCCGCACTAAAGCGCCAATTATCGAAGTTGAAATTCAGGAGCGCTTAGCTGACATGGCAGAGCGCTCAATTCACTTGAACCACCTAGAAGACCAAGTTCAGATGATTCATGATGATTTGAAAAATTTATTAAATCACGTGCCGCGAACTGGTGTTGACTTAATTCTCTGCAATCCTCCTTATTTCAAGGTTTCAGAGACTTCTAAGAAAAATGTCTCTGAATATTATCTTCTTGCTAGACACGAAATTACAACAAACCTTGAAGAAATTTGTGACATCGCAAGACATGCTCTAAAATCAAACGGAAGACTTGCTATGGTGCACAGGCCAGATCGTTTTCTAGACATCATCGATACCATGAGACAGTACAATCTAGCACCAAAGCGCATCCAATTTGTTTACCCCAAAATGGGAAAAGATGCTAATATGCTTTTGATTGAAGCCATCAAAGACGGTTCAACCGATGGTCTAAAAATTCTTCCACCACTCTTTGTTCACAAAGAAAACGGTGAGTATACCGACGATATTTTTGAAATCTATTATGGAAAAAAAGGAAAGAAAGACTAA
- the nagB gene encoding glucosamine-6-phosphate deaminase — protein sequence MKVIRVNNQIEGGKTAFALLKGALENGAKTLGLATGSTPLSFYKEIANSNLDFSEMTSINLDEYVGLAADNDQSYHHFMQENLFQYKPFKESYLPNGLAEDLQVEAKHYDQIIKEHPIDFQILGIGRNGHIGFNEPGTSFDMTTHIVDLTADTIKANSRFFSSMDEVPKQAISMGIKSICSAKMVVLMAYGKDKADAINQMLNGPVSEELPASVLQHHPNLVVIVDEAAASELNQ from the coding sequence ATGAAAGTAATTCGTGTTAATAATCAAATTGAAGGTGGTAAAACAGCATTTGCTTTGTTAAAAGGAGCTTTGGAAAATGGTGCCAAAACTTTAGGGCTTGCAACAGGTAGCACACCACTTAGTTTCTATAAAGAAATTGCAAATAGTAATCTTGATTTTTCAGAAATGACAAGCATTAACCTTGATGAATACGTAGGTTTGGCTGCAGATAATGACCAAAGTTATCATCATTTTATGCAGGAAAATCTTTTCCAATATAAACCATTTAAAGAAAGCTATTTGCCAAACGGTCTAGCTGAAGATTTGCAAGTAGAAGCAAAACATTATGATCAAATCATCAAGGAACATCCGATTGATTTTCAAATTTTGGGAATTGGTCGTAATGGTCACATTGGTTTTAACGAACCGGGGACATCATTTGACATGACAACACATATCGTTGATTTGACAGCAGATACCATTAAAGCTAATAGTCGATTCTTTTCTAGCATGGATGAAGTCCCAAAACAAGCCATTTCAATGGGAATTAAGTCTATCTGTTCAGCTAAAATGGTTGTCTTGATGGCTTATGGCAAGGACAAAGCAGATGCTATTAATCAAATGCTTAATGGTCCCGTTAGCGAAGAGTTACCAGCTAGTGTTCTTCAACATCATCCAAATCTTGTTGTCATTGTTGATGAGGCAGCTGCCAGTGAATTAAATCAATAA
- a CDS encoding pseudouridine synthase, with product MRLDKLLGQAGFGSRNQVKKLIRSRQVYVDGRLAEADNLNVEPSLQEITVSGKQVTLSTEKYFILNKPSGVVSAVSDKEHQTVINLIAEADRVPKLYPVGRLDRDTEGLLLITNNGPLGFRMLHPKYHVTKTYYVEVNGLLAADAPAFFENGVTFDDGTVCKPAKLEIIKTSLEKSSAYISIAEGKFHQVKKMFLAYGVKVIYLQRMTFGDFELGDLPRGQYRELNTRETEILKKYLD from the coding sequence ATGCGTTTAGATAAATTGTTAGGACAGGCGGGCTTTGGCTCAAGAAATCAAGTCAAAAAACTCATCAGAAGTCGTCAGGTTTATGTGGATGGCAGGCTAGCTGAGGCAGATAACTTGAACGTTGAGCCAAGTTTACAAGAGATAACTGTTTCGGGCAAACAGGTCACATTGTCTACTGAAAAATATTTTATTTTAAATAAACCGTCAGGAGTCGTTTCTGCGGTGTCTGATAAAGAACATCAGACGGTCATTAATTTGATTGCTGAAGCAGACCGAGTGCCAAAACTCTATCCAGTTGGGCGTTTAGACCGTGACACGGAAGGGCTACTTTTAATTACCAATAATGGTCCCTTGGGTTTTCGCATGCTTCATCCAAAATACCACGTTACAAAGACCTATTATGTCGAAGTAAATGGTCTCTTAGCAGCTGATGCGCCAGCCTTTTTTGAAAATGGCGTGACCTTTGATGACGGAACGGTTTGTAAGCCTGCTAAGCTAGAGATAATTAAGACAAGTCTTGAAAAAAGCTCTGCTTATATCTCGATTGCGGAAGGAAAATTTCATCAAGTTAAGAAAATGTTTTTGGCTTATGGGGTCAAGGTCATTTACCTCCAACGAATGACTTTTGGTGACTTTGAACTTGGTGATTTACCAAGGGGACAATACCGAGAATTGAATACGAGAGAAACAGAAATCTTGAAAAAGTATTTGGATTAA